Proteins encoded together in one Helicobacter pylori window:
- a CDS encoding M3 family oligoendopeptidase, with protein MKEQEWDLSALFENKESAEEFLKTLQTEAQEFESAYQNNLKDLDATKFADALKHYENLLEKISRAMTYAQLLFAKNTKEAKFYSQCEMACANIQQHLLFFEIEFKNLDAKKQLAFIKKCKDHAFYLNNLIEKKKHTLNLDEEKIALALSPVGVGAFSRLFDGHFSSLKIPFEEQNLSEEEILALLHNPKRKIRKKSQKAFSKALEKSRPLLTYILNMVRKDLLIETKLRKYDKKESFRHIDNQISQESVDSMIEIVNANFSLVHRYYHKKAQILGHKLKDYDRYAPLNDESITMTYSQALEEVLKTLKAFSPEFHKIASKAIKEGWVDSHPKDFKQGGAFSHGAVPSAHPYVLLNYTGNRRDAFTIAHEFGHMIHQELSKKQGVLNMDTPLTTAETASVFSEMLFFEHLKKGLKSDELLFMLAGKLEDIFSTLFRQVVMTNFERRIHEMDEELDTKDFDRIWFEENQRMFEKSVKLTKNYHLWWSYIPHFIHSPFYCYAYSYGQLLTLALYGLYKKSDAKEFVKTYTEFLSLGGSKSPKELVSMFGFDIDSKEFWEIGMQEVRHLLEEFERLLACEEN; from the coding sequence ATGAAAGAACAAGAATGGGATTTAAGCGCTTTATTTGAAAATAAAGAAAGCGCAGAAGAATTTTTAAAAACCTTACAAACAGAAGCGCAAGAATTTGAGAGCGCTTATCAAAATAACCTTAAGGATTTAGACGCCACAAAATTTGCCGACGCCCTTAAACATTACGAAAATTTGTTAGAAAAAATTTCTAGAGCGATGACTTACGCTCAATTACTCTTTGCTAAGAACACTAAAGAAGCGAAGTTTTATTCGCAATGCGAAATGGCTTGCGCAAATATCCAACAACACCTTTTATTCTTTGAAATTGAATTTAAGAATTTGGACGCCAAAAAACAACTCGCTTTCATTAAAAAATGCAAAGACCATGCTTTTTATCTAAACAACCTCATAGAAAAGAAAAAACACACCTTGAATTTAGATGAAGAAAAGATCGCCCTAGCCCTTTCGCCTGTAGGAGTGGGTGCGTTTAGCCGTCTTTTTGATGGGCATTTTTCTTCTTTGAAAATCCCTTTTGAAGAGCAAAATTTAAGCGAAGAAGAAATTTTAGCCCTCTTGCACAACCCCAAACGCAAGATCCGTAAAAAATCTCAAAAAGCTTTCAGTAAAGCGTTAGAAAAATCCCGCCCTTTACTCACTTACATTTTAAACATGGTGCGTAAAGATTTGCTCATTGAAACCAAACTGAGAAAATACGACAAAAAAGAGAGTTTCCGCCACATTGACAACCAGATCTCGCAAGAGAGCGTGGATAGCATGATAGAGATCGTGAACGCTAATTTTTCTTTAGTGCATCGTTACTACCATAAAAAAGCGCAAATTTTAGGGCATAAACTCAAAGATTACGATCGCTACGCCCCTTTAAACGATGAGAGCATCACCATGACTTACTCTCAAGCTTTAGAAGAAGTGCTTAAAACCCTTAAAGCCTTTAGCCCTGAATTTCATAAAATCGCTTCTAAAGCGATCAAAGAGGGGTGGGTGGATTCACACCCCAAAGACTTTAAGCAAGGCGGGGCTTTTAGCCATGGCGCGGTGCCTAGCGCTCACCCTTATGTGCTGTTAAACTACACAGGAAACCGCCGAGACGCTTTCACTATCGCTCATGAATTTGGGCATATGATCCACCAAGAATTGTCCAAAAAACAAGGCGTATTGAACATGGATACACCCTTAACCACCGCAGAAACCGCTTCTGTCTTTTCTGAAATGCTGTTTTTTGAGCATTTGAAAAAGGGTTTAAAATCTGATGAACTCCTTTTCATGCTGGCAGGCAAGTTAGAAGATATTTTTTCTACCCTTTTTAGGCAAGTGGTGATGACGAATTTTGAAAGAAGAATCCATGAAATGGATGAAGAATTAGACACCAAAGATTTTGATCGAATTTGGTTTGAAGAAAATCAAAGAATGTTTGAAAAGAGCGTGAAACTCACTAAAAACTACCATTTGTGGTGGAGCTATATCCCCCATTTTATCCATTCGCCTTTTTATTGCTACGCTTATAGTTACGGGCAGCTTTTGACTTTAGCGCTTTATGGGCTTTATAAAAAAAGCGACGCTAAAGAATTTGTTAAAACTTACACGGAATTTTTGAGTTTAGGAGGGTCAAAAAGCCCTAAAGAATTAGTGTCCATGTTTGGCTTTGACATTGATAGTAAGGAATTTTGGGAAATTGGCATGCAAGAGGTGCGTCATTTGTTAGAAGAATTTGAAAGGTTGCTCGCATGCGAAGAGAATTAA
- a CDS encoding cation:proton antiporter, with the protein MENSTLYIVIAGLWLAVGFGIFLKKLDMPVIIGYICTGTVLAAFFKINDFNLLSDIGEFGIVFLMFMIGIEFNFDKLKSIKQEVLVFGLLQVVLCALIAFLLGYFVLGLSPIFSLVLGMGLSLSSTAIVLKFFEDSKQLSTPMGKSAVGILIFQDIAAIPMLLILTILGSKDSNVNLLILKTLISAGIILVLLLLPGKKGANLILEQAKDTRLPEIFIGTILVIVCSAAGLSHFFGFSMSLGAFIVGMAISKSRYKINVQEEFAQLKNLFLALFFITIGMQINVSFFMEKFFVVIFLLILVMSFKTFIIYALLRFFRDAKTAIKTALSLAQIGEFSFVIFLNSGSHQLFNLQEKKGILGFLHQKNILNIAQNDIHQLLILMVVFSMLATPFILKYLESIAQFILHQKSQENEPAKK; encoded by the coding sequence ATGGAAAATAGCACGCTTTATATTGTTATTGCTGGCTTATGGCTTGCTGTAGGCTTTGGAATCTTTTTAAAGAAATTAGACATGCCCGTTATCATTGGTTACATTTGCACAGGAACGGTTTTAGCGGCTTTTTTTAAAATTAATGATTTTAATTTGTTGTCTGATATTGGTGAATTTGGTATCGTCTTTTTAATGTTTATGATAGGCATTGAGTTTAATTTTGACAAGCTCAAGTCCATCAAACAAGAAGTGCTAGTTTTTGGGCTTTTACAGGTTGTTTTATGCGCTTTAATCGCTTTTTTATTGGGGTATTTTGTTTTGGGTCTTTCACCCATTTTTTCCCTTGTTTTAGGCATGGGGCTTTCGCTCTCTTCAACCGCTATTGTGCTGAAATTCTTTGAAGATTCCAAACAGCTTAGCACGCCCATGGGAAAGAGCGCGGTGGGGATTTTGATTTTCCAAGATATTGCCGCCATTCCCATGCTTTTAATTCTCACTATTCTAGGCAGTAAAGATTCTAATGTCAATTTACTCATTCTTAAAACCCTTATTTCAGCAGGGATTATTTTAGTTCTTTTGTTATTGCCTGGAAAAAAAGGGGCTAATCTCATCTTAGAGCAAGCGAAAGACACGCGCTTGCCTGAAATTTTTATAGGCACGATTTTAGTGATCGTTTGCAGCGCGGCGGGGTTGAGCCATTTTTTTGGGTTTTCTATGTCTTTGGGGGCGTTCATTGTGGGCATGGCGATTTCTAAATCGCGCTATAAAATCAATGTCCAAGAAGAATTCGCGCAATTAAAAAACCTCTTTTTAGCCCTTTTTTTCATTACGATAGGGATGCAGATTAATGTGAGTTTCTTCATGGAGAAATTCTTTGTTGTCATCTTTTTACTCATTTTAGTGATGAGTTTTAAGACTTTTATCATTTATGCGCTATTGCGTTTTTTTAGAGACGCTAAAACCGCCATCAAAACCGCTCTTTCTTTGGCGCAAATCGGGGAGTTTTCTTTCGTGATCTTTTTAAATTCAGGCTCGCACCAGCTCTTTAATTTGCAAGAAAAAAAAGGGATTCTTGGTTTTTTGCACCAAAAAAATATCTTAAATATCGCTCAAAATGACATCCATCAACTCCTTATTCTCATGGTCGTCTTTTCCATGTTAGCAACCCCTTTTATTTTAAAATACCTGGAATCTATTGCTCAATTTATTTTGCACCAAAAGAGCCAAGAAAATGAGCCGGCTAAAAAATAA
- a CDS encoding outer membrane beta-barrel protein: protein MIKRIACILSLSTSLALAGEVNGFFMGAGYQQGRYGPYNSNYSDWRHGNDLYGLNFKLGFVGFANKWFGARVYGFLDWFNTSGTEHTKTNLLTYGGGGDLIVNLIPLDKFALGLIGGVQLAGNTWMFPYDVNQTRFQFLWNLGGRMRVGDRSAFEAGVKFPMVNQGSKDVGLIRYYSWYVDYVFTF from the coding sequence ATGATTAAAAGAATTGCTTGTATTTTAAGCTTGAGCACGAGTTTAGCGTTGGCTGGCGAAGTGAATGGGTTTTTCATGGGTGCGGGTTATCAACAAGGTCGTTATGGCCCTTATAACAGCAATTACTCTGATTGGCGTCATGGCAATGATCTTTATGGTTTGAATTTCAAATTGGGTTTTGTAGGCTTTGCCAATAAATGGTTTGGGGCTAGGGTGTATGGCTTTTTAGATTGGTTTAACACTTCAGGGACTGAACACACCAAAACCAATTTGCTCACCTATGGTGGCGGTGGCGATTTGATTGTCAATCTCATTCCTTTGGATAAATTCGCTCTAGGTCTCATTGGTGGCGTTCAATTAGCCGGAAACACTTGGATGTTCCCTTATGATGTCAATCAAACCAGATTCCAGTTCTTATGGAATTTAGGCGGAAGAATGCGCGTTGGGGATCGCAGTGCGTTTGAAGCGGGCGTGAAATTCCCTATGGTTAATCAGGGCAGCAAGGATGTAGGGCTTATCCGCTACTATTCTTGGTATGTGGATTATGTCTTTACTTTCTAA